The following DNA comes from Kaistia sp. 32K.
AGCATCGAACGCATCGGCTTCATAGGGCACCTCGCGCACGTCGCGGAGATCAAAGCGTTGATCCGGCCAGCGCGTTTGCGCGAGCTGAACGGTCGATGCGACAATATCCACCCCGGTATAATCGACCCGTTCCAGCAATTGGTTGGCCTTGAGGTAGTCGAGCAGAAGTCCCGGTCCGCAGCCGAAATCGAGCAGACGGAGGGGCCGCTCCGAGGTCGAGTTCGCAATTCCGGCCTCGGTGAGCTGGACGTGGAAACGTTTGGCCAGATCGTCGGCATTCGGCCAATAGACACCTTTTGGCGTCGCGCCCCACTCCAGGAGGGACCCGACATAGTCTTCGGTCAGCTTGCGGACGTCTTCTCGCATCAAGGGTCTCCTCCTCGGTAGCGCGAGGGTGCGCTACCGACCGACTGCTGTGATCATCGTCCCGGCCACTGCGCAATCAGGAGGATCGCAACGAGGATCAAAGCGGGTATGCACAGGGCTATGATGGTGTGCCTTTCGCGCCTTCGCATGCGCTCCAAGCGATGGAATGCGAACTCGAACATGCGTCGCCATTCCTGCTCCTTTTGCAGGATCTCGGTGCGCAGATCGGCGGTTTCCTTTGATCGGGCTTCGAGGGCGCGATCGATGCTTTTCATCGGCTCGAATGCGAGCTCGAACATGTGCCGCCATTCCGCTTCCTTTCGCAGGAATTCGCTGTGCAGGTCGGCCCTTTCCTTCGAGCGGGCTTCGAGAGCGCTATGGATCGTCTCCATCGTCTCGCTTTTCTCGGCCGCCGCCGCCGTTGCCGCCGCGAGCAACGCTTCCACCTCGCGCACGCGGATGCCGGCTTCGTAGGCGCGGACGGTTGCGTCCTTCGCGGTCCATTCTGCCTGGCGGAGGCGTTCTTCCGGGTCGAGAGCGACAGGCGCGACGCTTGGGGCTGACTCCGAGACCTCGCGCAACCGTCCCATCATGTTGCGTCGGCTGCGCTGGAACGACTGCGGATAGTCGGCGCCAAGATGGTCTTCGAGGTCGTTCAAGAGTTCCAGGGACAGGAGGGATTGCTCGAGCAGCGGCCGGGCCGCCCAATTTGAGGAACCATGGATGCGATAGTGCGCCAAGGGGCCTTCGAGATAGTCGATGAACCCCGACCGTGCCGCGAGCAGGCAGAGCGGCCAATCGCCTGCCGGCATATCTCGGAGCCACGCCGGGATATCCTGCAGCGCGGCGGCGCGGATCATGCCCCCGATACCGACGAAGTTGCTCTGGATCAGGTCGTCGATCGTCGCCCGCTTGTCCGTTCCCTTGAGGATCCGGATCACTTCGCCGGTCTCGGTGACCCGTGCGACATCGTGGTAGGTGATGGCGCTATCGGGATGCGCCTCCATGAAGTCGAACTGAGACTGCAGCTTGTCGGGTGACACCCAGTAATCGTCGCCATCCAGCCAGGTCAGGTAACGGCCGCGCGCCAGCTGCAGGGCCCGCGTCACGACGTCATTGTTGCCGAGATTGACGTCGGATCGGATGACGCGGATCCTGTCCGGATAGCGGTCGACGAAGTCCTGAATGACATCCATCGTCGAGTCCGTCGACCTGTCCTCCGATACGATCACCTCATAGGGGAAGGTTGTTTTCTGCATCAGCACGCTGTCGAGCGCCTGGGCAATGTATCGCTCATGGTTGTAGGCAACGATGACGGCCGTAACGGCAGGGTCATTCGATGGTCGTGCGGTCGCATCCGCGCGCAGGAGAGCATCGGCACCGCAATCCGGGCTGTCGGCGAAAGGATCGGCTCGCTCGATTTCGACGGACACGCCGCCGGATTGCTCGTTCAATTTATCCTCCCCCTCTCGTCACGAATGGGTCGATCCCCGGATGGTCCTCGATTCGTCCCGGAGGGCTGCTCCTCCCATCGCAAACGCCTGGCCGTGCCTGCACGGATATGGATCGTCAGCACGCGGCGGCGGCATCCGGACGCATTTGGCTACGATGCTACGCAATGCAGCCTCTCCGGGTTCATCCGATGCAGGATGTCCTCGCTCTGACGGCAGATGAAGCGCAGCAGGTCGCAAACATCGGTGACATTGCGCTCCAGCATCGCCGTTCCAGTGGGAAGCTGCATGACCCGTTGCACGAGTGCGTCCGTGACAGGTAGCGATACGGGCGCCGCTGCGCCGGACCCGTAAGGCGCCATGCGGTGTATGCCAGGATAGAAATAGCGCCGCGCCAGCACTCCCTCTGCTATGAGCAAGTCGACGATGGTGTCGCGCGTTAGTCCAGTCCGCGCGGGCTCGACCTCCGCAACTACATATTGGTAGTTCGAGCGAACCTCGTCGGGAAATTCATAGAGAGAGAGGCCATCGATGGCAGAGATCTCCCTCTTATAGATGCCGTGGTTGCGTCTGTTGACGTCGATGAAGGTATCCATGCTCTCAAGCGAGGTAAGTCCCATCGCCGCGGAGATCTCGGTCATCTTGCCGTTGGTGCCGGTGCTGGTGACGCTGTCGAGGCCGGCAAAGCCGAAATTGCGCATACGCCGAAGTCGATCTGCCAGCGCGGGATCGCGCGTCGTGATGGCCCCGCCCTCGAAGGAGTTCAGAAACTTCGTGGCGTGGAAGCTGAATACCTCGGCATCGCCGAAGACCCCGACCATGCCCTCGGCCGTGCCGCAGGCAAAGGCGTGAGCCGCATCATAGATCAGCTTGAGGCCACGGCGGTTGGCGAGGTCGGCGAGGGTCGGGATATCACAGCCGCGCCCCCAGGTATGGACGCCGATGATGGCGCTGGTTCGCGGCGTGATCATCGTCTCGACGGATTTCGGATCGATCGTATGTGTCTTCGGGTCGACATCGCAGAACACGGGCTGAACGCCGAGCCAGCTCAGGGCGTGGGCCGTGGCGACGAAGGTGAAGGCCGGGACGATCACCTCGCCCGTCAGCCCGAACGCCCGGATCACCAGTTCCAGTCCGATGGTCGCATTGCAGACGGCAATGCAATGCGGCGCTCCCGTCACCTCGCAGATCCGTCGCTCGAACTCGACGACGTTCGGTCCGTTGTTGGTCAGCCAGCGCCGATCGAACATGGCGTCAACACGCGCTTGGAAGCGCAGGCGGTCCCCCACATTCGGCCGGCCGACATGGAGCGCATCCTGAAAGAGCGGTGTCCCGCCGAACAAGGCGAGATCGTTCACGTCGCATTTGTTCATGCGTCCCTCCCTTTCCTCGTTCCGGCGGGGCGCGGACGCCCGGTTCGTCTACAGAACGAGGACAGGGACTGTCGTTCATGCTGTAGTCGTGAAGATCTGTTTGGCGGCGCGGCACGGCCCTCCGTCAGGCCACGGCCTGAAGGCCATAGCCGACGCTCTTCGGCGGCCTTGCCTCCGAGGCAAACGAGCCGGCGTCGTCGAAGCCCTTGGCGAAGGAAAGGCGAAACGCGTCGTGATACAGCCCGTGCAGCCGGGCGATCTCCATCTCGGAAAGGTTCGCTCCCCGTCTGGAGGCGTTCCGGTCCGCGGTGAACGCGGTCCGGAAGATGCGCGAATAGTCCCGCCAGTACTTATTCCAGATCGTGATCGTCTCTTTGACCCGAAGGTATTCGCTGATCATCGGGACCGGATGCAGCCGGTAGAAATGGCGGGCGGCTAAGCCCTGGCGGTAGGAGCGGTCGCAGAAGCCGTCGAAGGTGATCGCTCGCACCATGGTCGAGTGCGCTGCCGGCTCGTAGAAGACCTCGAGGCCGTGCCGATCGAGACGCCAGCCACATTCGATGTCTTCGTAGCCGAAGCGAAACTCCGGCGTGAACATCGCATGCTCGAGCAGGAAGGCGCGCTTGCAGGAGGAGCGGCCGCCCCAGAATTCGCGCCAACCATAGGTATTGGACGACGAGAGACCCGAATAGCAGAAGAGGGAGCCGGCCTTGTTGACGACATAGTCCATCACCGGCGAGCTGGAGACCTCCGGCGCCAGGGAGGTGTAGCCCAGGACCGCCTGATTGGGATTGGGATGCGACTGATGCGCAAGGAGATGCGTGCGCAGCGCGTCGGGATGCAAGACATCGTCATCATCGAGAAAGACGACGATCGGCGCGCTGGACGCGAAAATCCCAACGTTCTTGGCCGTAGCGATGCCGCAGTGCCGCAAGGTGAATACCTTGAGCGGCAGGTCCTGTCCATGACTGGCGAGAACCTCCAGCGTATTGTCCGTCGAGCCGTCATTGACGACGATAATCTCGAACTGGTCGCGCGGCAGCGTTTGTTTGGAGAGCGCATCGAGGACGAGCGGCAGGTAGTGGGCTCGATTGTAGGTCGGCAGGATCGCAGAGATTTCGAGGGCCATGGAGACTTCCTGCTGTTTACACGACGACGTCAAGCACTCGGAAAGCGTCTTCCGATGCGAGATGGCGATGATTGGTGAGCAGGATCTTGGATTGGCTGCGCGCGTGGTTGCCGTTGTAGGTCGTATTGGGCGGCCGTATCCGGTGAGCTGCTGGCGAGGCGTCGATGATTCCCATTTTCAAGCCGGCGTCCCTGATGATGACAGGCCAGATGTAATCGAGGCCCCAGGCCATTTCGGTTGTTTCGTCGAACGGGATCAGGAGCTTGGCCGCGTCGGCGCGGAGGCAGACCATGGGGCCAATCTCCACGAAGTTGGTCTGGCGAGCGATCGTGCCATCGCACTGAGCGGTGATCCGGTGATCGATGAAGCTGTCGCGGGTGCGCGCCGGTTGGAAGAGCGCGAAGTCCGCCCGGACGGCGACGGCAATCAAGTCGTCGAGGAAGCCGGGCGCCAGTTCGACATCGTCATCGGTGACGACGATCCAGTCGAAGTTCTGAAAATCACGGAGCATCCTGTTGATCAGGGTGAACCGCGCCGTCCGTCGCCTGACGACGGCGTCTCGCGCCGAGACAATCCGCGCGTTGGAATTCAGGGTGATGGCAGTCCAGCGCTGGGTGACGTTGAGGGTTCTGGCGCCAGCGAAAACGGCGCGGATATGCTCGTTGGTATTCTCGACGTCCGCCAGGTAGACGCCGACGGCGAGGACGTTCTGCTTGGCGCTGTTCATTGGAAGAGACTTTCGACTTTGGCGGAGAGCGCCTCGGTCGAGAAACGCTCTTCGATGAAACGACGCCCATTTGCCTGGGTGCTGCGCCAAAGCCCGTCATTCTCGAGCAGGGTGAGGATGTGCGCGGCGAAACCTTCAGGCGTGTCGGACTGCAGAAAATGATCGTTGGAGTCGTCGAGCATGCCTTCGAAGGCGATGCTCGTGCCGACGACGGGGAGGCCGTTGGCCATTGCTTCGCCGACTTTGCCCTTGACCCCGGCGCCAAAGCGCAGGGGAGCGACGCAGATGCGAGCGTCGGCATAGAGCGGGCTCAGATCTTCGACGTAGCCGAGCACCGAGACATTCGGATTTCGCGCGAGCTGCTTGACGCTGTCGTCGGGATTGCTGCCGGCAATCGTAAAATGAACGTCCGGTCGAACGATGAGGACGAGCGGTAATATCTCGTCGACGAACCACTTTACGGCGTCGACATTGGGCGTATGCCAAAAGCCGCCGACGAACAGCAGTCCCTTGCGGCGCTCCGGTCCCTTGAGTGGCGTCTTGGGGATGACAAAGATGTTGGGCAGCGTCCGGACGTTGGCAAGCGGCGACAGCTTCAGCAGCTCGCGCTTTTCATCATCCGTGACGGCGATCGTCACGTCGGCCTCGTTGGCGAGCCAGATCTCGAGCGCCTGCATCTCGTCAGCGGCCATCTCCAGTCTGGGATCGTCTTTCAGCTTTGCCTCGCGTCGCAGGCGCAGCGCATGAAAATCGACCATGTCGTACAGAATGATCGTCTCGGGCCGCTTTTCCCGGATGATCGGAAGAAAGGTTTCCGCGACATTGGGGAAGGAAAGGAAGGCATCGGAAAGCCGGGGCTCTGCCTCATCCAGTAGGCGCTCGAGCTGAGCCGGGCCGTAGAGTATCTGGGTCACTCCAGCGTTGTGGAGCGCCGTTTCGTAGCGATGCCGCCCCAGCTTGGTGGCGAGGTCGCCGGGGAGCGCGCTCTTCTCGAAAAGCGAGCAGAAGATGATCGGGCGCTGTTTCCGTGCGGTGAGCTCGATCAGTGTCTTGAGGCGAAGGGCGCCGCTGCTCTGGTCAAACATCGGCGGCATGTCCGAGCAGATCAGGATCGCCGCCTCATCGGTCGGCGTAGCCCGGGACGAGACGTTCGTGAGCTTGAACGTTTCGCGAGGCGAAAAGTCGTATTTGTAAATAAACTTATGGAATGCCGGGCGGGGGCGACCATCCTCCAGGAGGACGATCTTCCGGGCCCACACGCGGGGCGTGCGGTCGTTGAAGAGGAGCTTGCGCACCCAGCCGCGCGGTTTGCCGTTCTCGTGAAAGGCGAACGGTACAAAGGGGGGGCGGACGGCGCGGCCGATGGTCCGGGGCAGATGGGCAATCCTGTAGCTGAGCGCCCGCTCGCGGCGTGCGATCTTCGCACGCAGCTGGGCGATTTCCTGATAGCGGGCATCGATCTCTGACCGCATGGTTTCATTCGCGGCGACCAGGGATGCCTGTTGGTCGCGCAGCGCCTGAAGCTCGCCATGCGGAATGAATTTGTGCTCGAAGCCCGCCGCATGGGGCATGTCGCGCTCTATGGCGCGGAGGATGAATTCCGTCGCTGCGATGAAGGGAGCGGCAGCCAGGATCGCGGTGAGCGGTGGCTTGCGGAGGTGCTTTGCCGTGACGTTGATGTAGATGTCTCGACCTTCGTCGACGTTGCGGGCAAAGGCGGCTCCGACGCCAACGCTCGCGGCGAAGTCCCGCCATTGAAACGGCAGGTCGATGTTGCCGTTGTCATAGAAGGCGAAGGGGATGTCGTAGGCGCAGGCGATCATGGCGGCGCCGAGGGAGCCGGCGAGAACGAAGGAGGCGCCGGCGATTTCGTCGATGCGTTCGATCAGCTTGGCGAAGCTGGGCTCGACGGTCGGGCGCACGACAAGATCGACCCCCGACGCGTCGATCAGCTCGGCATCGGTTGACGTATCCAGGAGATGGGGCACGCAGATCGTCTTGCCGGCCGTCGAAGCGCGCGCGTTGACGGTGTGGACGAGCGGCAGCAGGAGGGTCGGATCTCCGAGCGGTGCCGATTTCGGCAGGCCGAGGCTGTCACGGGTGAGGGGGCCGCGCGCGCCAAGGAAGGTCGAGCATCTGAGGCGCTCGGAATCGAGAGGGGCATCGTCCCGCTTGCCGCAACCCCAGAAGGCGACTTCGGAGGGGCGGCCGGGGTTTGCGCCGTCCTTCGCGTCAAATGGGAAGGTGTCGATGAGGCCGCCGACCAGCCAATGCCTGTGAGCGAGCCCTCTATCTGAGGTTGCAAGCGACGCCGGGAGGTAGGTGCCGAGATAGTCGCCGATATCCTGGACGCGCTGACCATCCGGTTTCCATCCTAGGCGCGCGCGAATGACCTTCTCGATAGGCGTGTCGATGTCGGGGAAGGACGCCGGCAGATCAAGATCGTCCACGGCGTGAAGGGCGCTTGGGCCAAGCGGGATTGCGGGTTTGGTCATCAGAATTTTGCCTGGCAGAGGCCCGCTCCGGGCGCATGACGAATCGTGCGTAAGGTCCAAAAGTCCATGAGAGCCTCGATGCCGCCGTCTTCCGTATATTAGAGAAGCACAAATGCTATGTTTGTAAATCCACGATACCAAAAAAAGCTTACGAAAGGGAAGCTTCCGACTTTTGGTGCAGCCTTCACGATATATAAGAGTCGTTCTCATATTAATCGTTATATAGCTCGCCTTATGAAAGCGATCTTGATTTGATGCGATCTATGGATTTCGATAAAACGACCGAAACCTTGTTGCGTTGATTCGATTGTTAAAATTTTGAATAATTATTATATTTGTAATATCATCAGGGTCATTGTGTAATTTTGTTGGCTGTCAATAGGCGAAGCCCTGGAGGTAATGGCTCAAACGGCGCCGCGGGGCGGGTGCGGCGGCTTCTGCGCGCGGAATGAGTCCATCAGGCAGAATGCCGGTCTCTCTGCCGCGGCGTCGCGGTCCAGGCGGATCCAAATGGCAGCTTGCGGCAGGTGCTATGCCGCAGGCGATCTGCCATGGTTAGAGGCGCGGCTGCCTCAGCCGGGGCGTGATGTCAGGCGGTTCTTGTCATCGCGGCGGAAGGGTGGCTCGGCGACTTGCTCGGCATCCCTAGGTTGAATATAGAGTGATTTTACATCTCAGGTTGTAGGACGATCTCGGGACATTGTGACCTCGATCGGCGAGGTCGGATCGCGGCGGTTCCGCTTTCCCGGTCCGTGTTTCCGCGAGAGGCGAGACGAGAACCGGGAGGCTATCCGGGCCGCTCGCCGAGCGAGCGTGCGGTGTCGTGGGTGCAGCCGCGAATATGCCGATCGAAGGCGCCGGCGACGAGCCGGTCAGGACTGGCTTCAGCTTCAGAAGCCGGCATGGCCGACGAGGCGACGTCGTTGCCCATGCGACGTCAATTTATCGGCCTGATTGACTGGCCGCCTTGGACTTGAGGTCTCGGGAGACGGTGTCCCGGCCCGCCGCCTCGAACGACGGGACGGTTACCCGTCGGCGCCGAAACCAAATTCCGGGTCGCCACGCAAATTTGGAACATCCTCTCTCACGATATCCGACTAACTATGTAGAATTAATCCACATTAGCGAAGCAGATATGGCGAATTTTCGGATTGTCAGGAAACTTGGCCGGCCCTTCGAGCGCAGGGGGGCAGGTGAATCACAGCGCTGCGACGCGTCTCGAGACGATTGACCTCGATCGGGCGGCGTTTGACGCGGACGACCTTGGCCGTTGTTTCCGGTCGAGATCGCCGTCAGGCGGATCATCCTGGCGGACGGTTGCGTCGCCGAGGCTAACACCTTCGAAGGTCCTCATGCCGGTCTCCCTGGACATTTCCTCGACCTGTTCGCTCCGGCGCCTTGCAAGGGCGGATGTGTGATCCCGCTGCCGGCACCTGCGACCGCTCCGTAGAGGCGTTTGCCTTCATGACTTGGGAACTGTTGCGCGAGTTCGACCTGCACTGAGGCGGAAGAGCAGGGGATGACGGCGGCGAGGTCTTCTCGCCGCTTTTTGTTTTTCCGATTGCCCGTGGGGAAGCCCACGACCCTTGCATCCGCTGGGGATCGTCAATGGACCGTTGAACGGGCCGCATCCAGCTGCCTCATCGCCTCTCGCGCACACCCTCGAGCGGGCGCAACCGGCGCGCTCCCTTTCCATCCCGAAATGACACTTAGGTGATGAGCGAAGTTTCCGCTTGCGTCACGGCCTGCGGAGTCATAACTTAGGCCCATGCCTAAGTGTCATGCATCCATCGATGTCCTGCTCAATGCCCTTTCGGAGCCTGCGAGGCGCGCGATCGTCGAGCGGCTCGCGCTCGGTCCTGCATCCGTCAGCACCCTGGCGTCGGTGACGCCGATGTCGCTGCCGTCCGTGATGCAGCACCTGGGGGTTCTCGAAGAGGCGATGCTGATCCGGTCGGAAAAGATCGGCCGGGTCAGGACGGTCTCGCTCAAGCCCGATGCTCTCAAGGAGCTGGAGAATTGGGCGGCCGCGCAGCGGACGGCATGGGAGCGCAAGCTGGATCACTTGGGTGACTATCTCGAAGAAATGGACGTGTCTGAGGAGAAAACACGATGACCGATACGACCGTTACCCATGGATCTTTCACGTTGGAACGGGTCTACAACGCGCCCGTGTCGCGCGTTTACAAGGCCTATACGGACGCCGAGGCCCGCCATCGCTGGCTGATCCGGGCGGACGACTGGACCGTGCATGAATATCGGCCCGCGCCAAGGCCCGAGGTGGGCGCGACCGAGTTCAGCAAGTTCAGCCCGCCCGGCGCGCGCGTCGTCCTCACCAACGAGACGGTTTTTCTCGACGTGCAGGAGAACGACCGCGTCATCGTCGCCTACGCCATGACGCTGGAAGGCGCGCCGCTGTCGTCGTCGTTGCTGACGACCGAGTTTCGCGCCGAACCCGACGGCAAGACCCGCATCATCCTCACGGAGCAGGGCGCCTATCTCGACGGCAACGTGAAGGGGCGCGAGGCAGGCACGAGGATCATGCTGGAGCGCTTCGCCAAGGAGGTCGAACCGACGGCCGTCGGCTAGCGGATCTCGAAATCAGGCCGCCGGTGCGCGCCGCGCCCGGCGGCCGTTTCAGGCGCGGCTGACGATGAGCTTCAAAGAGCCTTCGAAGAAGGGTTGATGGCGCAGGGGACCGAAGCGGTGATCCCAGGTGCCGTCTGCCAGGTCGCGGCCGAGATGCTCGACGAAGCGCTCGCCGACGGACGGGTCGAGGAAGCTCCAGGCCGAATTTGCCAGGCGGGCGCCCGGCTCCAGCAGGCGTTCCGGCCGGCCGTAATAGGCCTCGCTGAAGCCATCGGTACAGCCGAGCGGAATGGCGAGCGGGAGGATGTCCGCCCCGCCCAGCGCCGCCGCGATGTCGCGCGTGGCGGGATAGCGGCTCGCTTCGACCGCGATCGCCTCCGGCGCGTAATCGTTCAGCCAGAAACGATCGAGCTCGTCCGGGGCGCAGCTCAGGAGGATCACCGGCCCGCGCGTCACGCGCCGCATCTCGGCGAGGCCAGCGCCGAGGTTCGACCACTGGTGCACCGTGAACGTCGCCATGCTGGCGTCGAAGCTGTTGTCGGCGAATGGCAGATGCTCGGCCACCGCGTCGATCGCCTCGGAGAGATGGGCGGGGCGCTGGGCGCGCATCGACGCGGATGGCTCCACCGCCGTGACGTCGCGATCCGTCGGCTCATAGGAGCCGGCTCCCGCTCCGACATTCAGCACGCTGCGGGCGTCGCCGAGCTGGTCCAGAATCGCTTGGGCGATATGCGGATCGGGCTGGCGATAGCGCGTGTAGCCGCCGCCGATGACGCCATAGTCGGCATCCCCGGCGCTGCCGTCGCCTTTGCGCAAAATAGACATGTGCCCCCTCCGATCCGCGTTGCGAGCGTGTCATGGAACCGATTTGTTGCAGCGGTATGACGCCCCTATAAGGCCGCCTTGAACTCTCCAGACCCTGCGGACCCATGATTCGTCTCGATAACATCAGCAAGCAGAACGGCCACCAGATCCTGTTCATCGACGCCTCGATGGGGCTGCAAAAGGGCGAGAAGGTCGGCCTGGTCGGTCCGAACGGCGCCGGCAAGACCACGCTCTTCCGGATGATCACCGGCGAGGAGAAGCCGGATGACGGCCAGGTATCGATCGATCCGGGTGTGACCATCGGCTATTTCAGCCAGGATGTCGGCGAAATGTCGGGCCGCAGCGCTGTGTCGGCGGTGATGGATGGCGCCGGCCCGGTCAGCGAACTGGCGGCCGAGATGGCCGAGCTCGAGGCCGCCATGGCCGATCCCGACCGGATGGACGAGATGGACGCCATCGTCGGACGCTATGGCGACATCCAGGGCCGCTTCGAGGAGCTGGACGGCTACGCGCTGGAGGGCCGGGCGCGCGAGGTGCTGGCGGGCCTGAGCTTCAGCGAGGAGCGGATGGACGGCGACGTCGGCGGGTTGTCGGGTGGCTGGAAGATGCGCGTCGCGCTCGCGCGCATCCTGCTGATGCGGCCCGACGGCATGCTGCTCGACGAGCCGAGCAACCATCTCGACCTCGAGAGCCTGATCTGGCTGGAGGACTTCCTGAAGGCCTATGACGGCGTGCTGCTGATGACCTCGCACGACCGCGAATTCATGAACCGCATCGTCGGCAAGGTGGTCGAGATCGACGGCGGTTCGCTCACCACCTATTCCGGCAATTATGATTTCTACGAGCAGCAGCGCGCGCTGGGCGAGAAGCAGCGCCAGGCGCAGTTCGAGCGCCAGCAGGCGATGCTCGCCAAGGAGATCAAGTTCATCGAGCGCTTCAAGGCGCGCGCTTCGCATGCCTCGCAGGTGCAGAGCCGGGTGAAGAAGCTGGAGAAGATCGACCGGGTCGAGCCGCCGCGCCGCCGCCAGTCGGTGCAGTTCGAGTTCCGCCAGGCGCCGCGCTCCGGCGACGATGTCGTCAGCCTCAAGAACGTCCACAAGGGCTTCGGCAGCCAGTCGATCTATGAGGGGCTGAACTTCCAGGTCCAGCGCAAGGAGCGCTGGTGCATCCTCGGCGTCAACGGCGCGGGAAAATCCACCCTGCTGAAGATGGTGGCCGGTTCGACGGAGCCGGACCAGGGCATCGTGACGCTCGGCGGCAGCGT
Coding sequences within:
- a CDS encoding DegT/DnrJ/EryC1/StrS family aminotransferase; this translates as MNKCDVNDLALFGGTPLFQDALHVGRPNVGDRLRFQARVDAMFDRRWLTNNGPNVVEFERRICEVTGAPHCIAVCNATIGLELVIRAFGLTGEVIVPAFTFVATAHALSWLGVQPVFCDVDPKTHTIDPKSVETMITPRTSAIIGVHTWGRGCDIPTLADLANRRGLKLIYDAAHAFACGTAEGMVGVFGDAEVFSFHATKFLNSFEGGAITTRDPALADRLRRMRNFGFAGLDSVTSTGTNGKMTEISAAMGLTSLESMDTFIDVNRRNHGIYKREISAIDGLSLYEFPDEVRSNYQYVVAEVEPARTGLTRDTIVDLLIAEGVLARRYFYPGIHRMAPYGSGAAAPVSLPVTDALVQRVMQLPTGTAMLERNVTDVCDLLRFICRQSEDILHRMNPERLHCVAS
- a CDS encoding helix-turn-helix transcriptional regulator, coding for MPKCHASIDVLLNALSEPARRAIVERLALGPASVSTLASVTPMSLPSVMQHLGVLEEAMLIRSEKIGRVRTVSLKPDALKELENWAAAQRTAWERKLDHLGDYLEEMDVSEEKTR
- a CDS encoding class I SAM-dependent methyltransferase, with translation MSILRKGDGSAGDADYGVIGGGYTRYRQPDPHIAQAILDQLGDARSVLNVGAGAGSYEPTDRDVTAVEPSASMRAQRPAHLSEAIDAVAEHLPFADNSFDASMATFTVHQWSNLGAGLAEMRRVTRGPVILLSCAPDELDRFWLNDYAPEAIAVEASRYPATRDIAAALGGADILPLAIPLGCTDGFSEAYYGRPERLLEPGARLANSAWSFLDPSVGERFVEHLGRDLADGTWDHRFGPLRHQPFFEGSLKLIVSRA
- a CDS encoding glycosyltransferase codes for the protein MNEQSGGVSVEIERADPFADSPDCGADALLRADATARPSNDPAVTAVIVAYNHERYIAQALDSVLMQKTTFPYEVIVSEDRSTDSTMDVIQDFVDRYPDRIRVIRSDVNLGNNDVVTRALQLARGRYLTWLDGDDYWVSPDKLQSQFDFMEAHPDSAITYHDVARVTETGEVIRILKGTDKRATIDDLIQSNFVGIGGMIRAAALQDIPAWLRDMPAGDWPLCLLAARSGFIDYLEGPLAHYRIHGSSNWAARPLLEQSLLSLELLNDLEDHLGADYPQSFQRSRRNMMGRLREVSESAPSVAPVALDPEERLRQAEWTAKDATVRAYEAGIRVREVEALLAAATAAAAEKSETMETIHSALEARSKERADLHSEFLRKEAEWRHMFELAFEPMKSIDRALEARSKETADLRTEILQKEQEWRRMFEFAFHRLERMRRRERHTIIALCIPALILVAILLIAQWPGR
- a CDS encoding bifunctional 2-polyprenyl-6-hydroxyphenol methylase/3-demethylubiquinol 3-O-methyltransferase UbiG; translation: MREDVRKLTEDYVGSLLEWGATPKGVYWPNADDLAKRFHVQLTEAGIANSTSERPLRLLDFGCGPGLLLDYLKANQLLERVDYTGVDIVASTVQLAQTRWPDQRFDLRDVREVPYEADAFDACIMCGVFTARPGNSYPEMVEFVRSTLAAVWPSVSNVLVFNTMAKHVDWEREDLFHWPLDEAMAACKALLSRHVRIRMDYGLWESTFVVRKTPTDESSTVPMRWSWKD
- a CDS encoding SRPBCC domain-containing protein, with product MTDTTVTHGSFTLERVYNAPVSRVYKAYTDAEARHRWLIRADDWTVHEYRPAPRPEVGATEFSKFSPPGARVVLTNETVFLDVQENDRVIVAYAMTLEGAPLSSSLLTTEFRAEPDGKTRIILTEQGAYLDGNVKGREAGTRIMLERFAKEVEPTAVG
- a CDS encoding glycosyltransferase produces the protein MTKPAIPLGPSALHAVDDLDLPASFPDIDTPIEKVIRARLGWKPDGQRVQDIGDYLGTYLPASLATSDRGLAHRHWLVGGLIDTFPFDAKDGANPGRPSEVAFWGCGKRDDAPLDSERLRCSTFLGARGPLTRDSLGLPKSAPLGDPTLLLPLVHTVNARASTAGKTICVPHLLDTSTDAELIDASGVDLVVRPTVEPSFAKLIERIDEIAGASFVLAGSLGAAMIACAYDIPFAFYDNGNIDLPFQWRDFAASVGVGAAFARNVDEGRDIYINVTAKHLRKPPLTAILAAAPFIAATEFILRAIERDMPHAAGFEHKFIPHGELQALRDQQASLVAANETMRSEIDARYQEIAQLRAKIARRERALSYRIAHLPRTIGRAVRPPFVPFAFHENGKPRGWVRKLLFNDRTPRVWARKIVLLEDGRPRPAFHKFIYKYDFSPRETFKLTNVSSRATPTDEAAILICSDMPPMFDQSSGALRLKTLIELTARKQRPIIFCSLFEKSALPGDLATKLGRHRYETALHNAGVTQILYGPAQLERLLDEAEPRLSDAFLSFPNVAETFLPIIREKRPETIILYDMVDFHALRLRREAKLKDDPRLEMAADEMQALEIWLANEADVTIAVTDDEKRELLKLSPLANVRTLPNIFVIPKTPLKGPERRKGLLFVGGFWHTPNVDAVKWFVDEILPLVLIVRPDVHFTIAGSNPDDSVKQLARNPNVSVLGYVEDLSPLYADARICVAPLRFGAGVKGKVGEAMANGLPVVGTSIAFEGMLDDSNDHFLQSDTPEGFAAHILTLLENDGLWRSTQANGRRFIEERFSTEALSAKVESLFQ
- a CDS encoding glycosyltransferase family 2 protein, which gives rise to MALEISAILPTYNRAHYLPLVLDALSKQTLPRDQFEIIVVNDGSTDNTLEVLASHGQDLPLKVFTLRHCGIATAKNVGIFASSAPIVVFLDDDDVLHPDALRTHLLAHQSHPNPNQAVLGYTSLAPEVSSSPVMDYVVNKAGSLFCYSGLSSSNTYGWREFWGGRSSCKRAFLLEHAMFTPEFRFGYEDIECGWRLDRHGLEVFYEPAAHSTMVRAITFDGFCDRSYRQGLAARHFYRLHPVPMISEYLRVKETITIWNKYWRDYSRIFRTAFTADRNASRRGANLSEMEIARLHGLYHDAFRLSFAKGFDDAGSFASEARPPKSVGYGLQAVA